One segment of Acropora muricata isolate sample 2 chromosome 8, ASM3666990v1, whole genome shotgun sequence DNA contains the following:
- the LOC136925271 gene encoding uncharacterized protein — protein MASQHNGCDPSNLFVKAMNDVRVRGLSIRKSAKKWGIKRTTLQDRLSGRVEINRHRGPPPILTKQEENQFTDWLIVMANRGFGVSKECLLKTVKTFLDKDGRKTPFQDNKPGNKWFRSFVKRNPRVKLRKKEAPFSVLPGSREHATALPCFNACGQWMPPYFLFPGKRIPVTYNPLEGGVEGSVFSMTESGYMDTSTFYMWFANHFIPNLPPARPVVLLVDGHDSHLNLELFQLAEKNGIYLYSLLQNATHLVQPADVGLFGPMKKSWYKAVRLFAQRNPNTDINKKNFCSVFKATWEEVMSPSVLVSAFRKSGIYPLDRKQISNERLLCSEQSSSETGSPQPTLSSKNTSGAVQAFEALEAVLTTPSRTKYRRRMAEGYDLEGSPTFSVWQKLYRATEDPVIPSEANLQGTTAACTTTATPSTSTASTASAPLNTMASLTSAAPLTSEKRRAGTEPASCQSHSTERVLREILTFPTLDASSPPKCKNVKRSIPNFVSGPESMQILLDEKLKKARQLAEKQKKLQERENKKEERRKKQEEENRKKKDHGTSGSKRARKSDSQSQASRGKKWQQNLVENEENLCSICLQEYLSTDGENNPWVLCDCCNFWMHINCLPLGVDISSIHSNEDFFCHLCSG, from the exons ATGGCTAGTCAGCATAATGGGTGTGACCCGTCCAACCTTTTTGTAAAGGCAATGAACGATGTTAGGGTGAGAGGACTAAGCATTCGAAAATCAGCCAAAAAGTGGGGGATTAAAAGGACCACTCTTCAAGATCGCTTGAGTGGTCGGGTTGAGATCAACAGACACAGAGGCCCACCTCCAATTCTAACAAAGCAGGAAGAAAACCAGTTCACAGATTGGCTGATTGTAATGGCAAACCGGGGTTTCGGTGTGTCTAAAGAGTGTTTACTTAAAACGGTCAAAACATTCCTTGACAAAGACGGAAGAAAAACCCCTTTTCAAGACAACAAACCTGGGAACAAGTGGTTTCGCTCTTTTGTTAAGCGAAACCCTCGGGTAAAATTACGAAA AAAAGAAGCGCCGTTTAGCGTCCTTCCGGGAAGCCGAGAGCATGCTACTGCCTTACCTTGTTTTAACGCATGCGGCCAGTGGATGCCCCCATATTTCCTTTTTCCTGGAAAGCGCATTCCCGTTACTTACAATCCGCTAGAAGGAGGCGTCGAAGGAAGTGTCTTTTCTATGACAGAGTCTGGTTATATGGACACGTCAACATTTTATATGTGGTTTGCAAATCACTTCATACCAAATTTGCCACCAGCAAGGCCTGTTGTCTTACTTGTTGACGGTCATGATTCGCATCTTAATCTCGAGTTATTCCAACTAGCAGAAAAGAATGGAATCTATCTGTATTCTCTTTTACAAAATGCGACACATCTCGTTCAGCCCGCTGATGTCGGTCTATTCGGTCCAATGAAAAAGAGTTGGTACAAAGCAGTACGACTGTTTGCTCAAAGAAACCCAAACACAGACATCAATAAGAAAAACTTTTGCTCAGTGTTCAAAGCAACATGGGAAGAAGTTATGAGCCCATCAGTTCTAGTCAGCGCCTTTCGTAAATCGGGTATTTACCCTTTGGACAGGAAGCAGATTTCAAACGAGCGACTGCTTTGCTCTGAGCAATCTTCTTCCGAGACAGGTTCTCCTCAACCAACACTCTCAAGTAAGAACACATCAGGCGCAGTGCAAGCTTTTGAAGCTCTAGAAGCAGTCTTGACGACCCCTTCCAGGACCAAATACAGACGAAGGATGGCAGAAGGTTATGATCTTGAAGGAAGTCCAACCTTTTCTGTTTGGCAGAAGCTGTACCGCGCAACAGAAGATCCAGTCATACCAAGCGAAGCCAACCTGCAAGGAACAACAGCAGCGTGTACAACAACTGCAACACCTTCAACAAGTACTGCCTCTACAGCAAGTGCGCCTTTAAATACCATGGCATCTTTGACAAGTGCAGCGCCTTTAACAAGTGAGAAACGTAGAGCAGGTACTGAGCCAGCTTCATGCCAGTCTCACTCCACGGAAAGGGTGCTCCGAGAGATTTTAACCTTTCCCACTCTTGATGCAAGCAGTCCtccaaaatgtaaaaatgtcaaaagaagtATTCCAAATTTTGTGAGTGGCCCTGAGTCAATGCAAATTTTACTTGATGAGAAACTAAAAAAAGCAAGACAACTCgcagaaaagcaaaagaagttaCAAGAAAGGGAAAATAAGAAGGAAGAGAGACGCAAGAAACAAGAGGAAGAAAACAGGAAGAAGAAAGATCACGGAACCTCTGGGAGTAAGAGAGCAAGGAAGTCAGACAGTCAGAGTCAAGCAAGTAGAGggaaaaaatggcaacaaaatttGGTGgagaatgaagaaaatctctGTAGCATCTGCCTCCAGGAGTATCTTTCCACTGATGGTGAAAACAACCCTTGGGTCCTTTGCGACTGTTGTAACTTTTGGATGCACATAAACTGTCTTCCTCTCGGAGTCGATATTTCGAGTATTCATAGTAATGAAGACTTTTTCTGCCATTTATGTTCGGGTTAA
- the LOC136926495 gene encoding uncharacterized protein: MRNPVIIPRDHLLVKLLLRHLHTKRAHCGYKSLIHEARRKYWIIGLRSMSKALTAKCITCKKLRKKPLDQLMGKIPSLRVAAGFPPFSNTAIDMFGPVHIKLNQKTLKEAQVVIFACMTTRAVHFELVNDRTADAFLMVFRRFASLRGHPSVCWSDCGTNFVGAQAYLKEVMRNWNIPKIQSVLSEDFSCDFKWLWNIPHASHQNGVVETLIKSVRKSLDATCKNRAFSEEQWRTFLSETTYIINGRPLYPSSNDIWESPPITPNDVLIGHHLPLPHPESEERVNPRHLLRSTQDRVNEFWKCWMRYFAPNLLP, translated from the coding sequence ATGAGAAATCCCGTAATTATACCACGCGACCATCTACTTGTCAAGTTGCTGCTGCGTCATCTGCACACCAAGCGTGCACATTGTGGCTACAAGAGCTTAATTCATGAAGCCAGAAGAAAGTACTGGATCATAGGGCTTCGCAGCATGTCCAAAGCTCTCACTGCAAAGTGCATCACTTGCAAGAAACTTAGGAAGAAACCGCTGGACCAGCTAATGGGGAAGATACCGTCTTTACGAGTGGCGGCAGGTTTTCCTCCCTTTTCCAACACCGCCATTGACATGTTTGGACCCGTGCATATTAAGCTCAATCAGAAGACTCTAAAAGAAGCTCAGGTCGTAATATTCGCCTGCATGACAACAAGGGCAGTTCACTTCGAACTTGTGAATGACAGAACAGCTGATGCTTTTCTGATGGTGTTCCGTCGTTTCGCGAGTTTGCGTGGTCACCCAAGTGTTTGTTGGTCTGACTGTGGTACAAACTTTGTAGGTGCACAAGCTTACTTGAAGGAAGTTATGCGGAACTGGAACATTCCCAAGATCCAAAGTGTTCTATCCGAGGATTTCTCTTGTGATTTCAAATGGCTATGGAATATACCTCACGCAAGCCATCAAAATGGTGTTGTGGAAACTCTCATCAAGTCTGTTAGGAAAAGCCTTGATGCTACCTGCAAGAATCGAGCCTTTAGCGAAGAGCAATGGCGAACATTCTTATCGGAGACAACCTACATCATCAATGGACGTCCTTTGTACCCAAGTTCTAACGACATCTGGGAAAGTCCACCCATCACACCGAACGATGTTCTCATAGGTCATCATCTTCCACTTCCTCATCCAGAATCCGAAGAAAGGGTCAACCCCAGACATCTTCTAAGAAGTACCCAAGATCGAGTGAATGAATTCTGGAAATGCTGGATGAGATACTTTGCACCAAATCTGTTACCGTGA
- the LOC136926496 gene encoding uncharacterized protein, translating into MNLAGGKKKSEPSQIIDITVASLTDEDISKTLQVYTVTRPCSSAKTISKEQVGHYTHLKNVSDKLHLSGSAIDLLIGTDFADAFVDIHIVSGEPGEPIAKRNCFGWYVLGQFESNGSVTSEIQLIEVGTVSTLEDIKKLIHQDLLGVKPSKLCSCSENVLRESKFMKSLAASTTLVDGRIQVKMPWKEGGPPKQSNYDIVLKRMLSAEKSFQKKGCFKVVDEEVQKLLEQNFVTKVPPEQIDHGKPEWYLPLQAVFTPERTTKVRLVFDSSSRGHDGLSLNDHLEKGPNFINSLLDVLAAWRWNEVAFTGDVRKMFNQVLVHPDDQVYHRFLWRSTTTDSPTVYQWLRLNFGDKPAPDIATNAINTLAKLSQAEFPEAAKEVQGHVYMDCIGGSRETTAKAKQITKDIDTILKKGHFEIKAWHSNETEIDQSNGERNTDLLGLRWDKQTDKFTLKKNELGQLDVLTKRRCLGLLGQLWDPIGLLLPVAIKFRIDLQELWSSGYDWDEILPASIQSKWKENVKTLNHLLAFEFDRKLKPSHAVGVPQVHGFCDGGEKAYGAVIFLRWELMNGSYKCVPVLIKSFVAPLKKKSVPRLELMGCLTLTRMYDTCRTSLQFANIQDCKRIFWVDSSTVLSWIKTTSQTFKPFVSARVAEIQESVGVDDFRYIRSKSNPADTLTRGTEPSRLTDWLEGPTFLQLPEGKWPSFRAEDQSIFVKEAEVLKEMKISDKADTSPKQETAVADVDAVIHEAATTEANAKLEEDNPIFQQLLKSCSTFPKIRRTLAYVRRFAQNTRKKNAKTGPITIQELKESENQLFKWSQLHLDPWVIDKKMIPSLEKDGLI; encoded by the coding sequence ATGAATCTGGCTGGTGGGAAGAAGAAAAGCGAACCTTCGCAGATAATCGATATCACAGTTGCCTCGCTTACTGACGAAGATATTTCGAAGACACTTCAGGTGTACACTGTTACAAGACCTTGCAGTAGTGCCAAAACAATTTCTAAAGAGCAAGTGGGACATTACACCCATCTGAAGAACGTTTCCGATAAGCTACATCTTTCGGGCAGTGCCATAGATCTCCTCATCGGTACAGATTTTGCAGATGCCTTCGTTGATATCCACATAGTGTCAGGAGAACCAGGAGAACCTATCGCAAAAAGAAACTGTTTTGGATGGTACGTTCTGGGACAGTTTGAGTCAAATGGCTCTGTAACATCCGAAATTCAGTTGATAGAAGTTGGGACGGTAAGTACCCTGGAGGATATCAAGAAACTTATTCACCAAGACCTCCTTGGCGTCAAACCAAGCAAACTCTGTTCATGCAGTGAAAACGTGTTACGTGAAAGCAAGTTCATGAAATCCCTTGCAGCTTCAACTACCTTAGTCGACGGGAGAATACAAGTTAAGATGCCCTGGAAAGAAGGAGGACCTCCCAAACAAAGTAACTACGACATTGTCCTGAAAAGGATGTTGTCTGCTGAAAAGTCGTTTCAGAAAAAGGGTTGTTTCAAAGTTGTTGACGAGGAAGTCCAAAAGTTATTAGAGCAGAACTTTGTGACCAAGGTTCCACCCGAACAAATTGATCATGGTAAACCAGAATGGTACCTACCACTACAAGCTGTGTTCACGCCAGAAAGGACGACAAAAGTTCGACTTGTCTTTGACTCTTCATCAAGAGGTCACGATGGTTTGTCCCTTAACGACCATCTAGAGAAAGGTCCTAACTTCATCAATAGTCTCCTCGATGTACTGGCAGCATGGCGATGGAACGAAGTAGCATTCACTGGCGATGTACGTAAAATGTTCAATCAAGTGTTGGTGCATCCAGACGATCAAGTTTATCACAGGTTTCTGTGGAGAAGTACGACAACTGATTCACCAACAGTATACCAATGGCTCAGATTGAACTTTGGCGATAAGCCAGCCCCTGACATTGCAACCAATGCTATCAATACTCTAGCAAAGTTATCACAAGCGGAGTTTCCCGAAGCCGCAAAGGAAGTTCAAGGCCATGTGTACATGGATTGTATTGGTGGGTCCAGAGAAACTACAGCGAAAGCAAAACAGATTACCAAGGACATTGACACCATCCTCAAGAAAGGTCactttgagatcaaagcttggCATTCCAATGAGACAGAAATTGACCAATCCAACGGTGAAAGGAACACAGATCTACTTGGTCTAAGATGGGACAAACAGACGGACAAGTTTACCTTGAAGAAGAACGAGCTCGGCCAGTTGGATGTCCTGACAAAGAGACGTTGCTTAGGTCTCCTTGGTCAATTATGGGATCCCATTGGTCTCCTGCTGCCTGTAGCGATCAAATTCAGAATCGACCTACAGGAGTTATGGAGTTCTGGGTATGACTGGGACGAGATCCTGCCAGCGAGTATTCAAAGCAAGTGGAAAGAAAATGTGAAAACCTTGAATCACCTGCTAGCCTTTGAATTCGACCGaaagttaaaaccaagccaTGCAGTTGGTGTACCGCAAGTTCATGGATTCTGTGATGGAGGCGAAAAAGCGTACGGTGCAGTCATTTTCCTCCGTTGGGAGTTAATGAATGGAAGCTACAAGTGCGTTCCTGTCCTGATCAAGTCCTTTGTTGCCccattgaaaaagaaatcagttCCAAGACTGGAGCTCATGGGCTGTTTAACACTTACAAGGATGTACGACACTTGCAGAACGTCACTGCAGTTCGCAAATATCCAAGATTGCAAAAGAATCTTCTGGGTGGACTCCTCTACCGTCTTGTCTTGGATAAAGACCACATCACAAACGTTTAAGCCTTTCGTATCAGCGAGAGTAGCAGAGATACAGGAAAGTGTCGGAGTTGATGACTTCCGATATATAAGGTCGAAGAGTAACCCCGCTGACACACTCACAAGAGGAACCGAACCATCACGACTTACAGATTGGCTAGAGGGACCGACGTTCCTCCAATTGCCAGAAGGAAAATGGCCCAGTTTTCGAGCAGAAGACCAAAGTATTTTTGTCAAAGAAGCTGAAGTcttaaaggaaatgaaaatctCAGACAAGGCTGACACTTCCCCGAAACAGGAAACAGCAGTAGCAGATGTTGACGCTGTGATACATGAAGCAGCCACAACAGAAGCTAACGCCAAATTAGAAGAGGATAACCCAATTTTTCAGCAATTACTGAAGTCCTGTTCAACATTTCCAAAGATACGGAGAACACTCGCATACGTTCGCCGTTTCGCCCAAAATACTAGAAAGAAGAATGCAAAGACAGGCCCTATCACTATTCAAGAATTGAAAGAGTCTGAGAATCAACTTTTCAAGTGGAGCCAACTACATTTAGATCCATGGGTCATTGACAAGAAGATGATTCCTAGCCTGGAGAAAGATGGTCTAATTTGA
- the LOC136926497 gene encoding craniofacial development protein 2-like, with product MRLNTSDGPLNLLCVYAPTLTAPDDIKFSFYNHLETTIKGYQKREASIILGDFNARVGDDYEAWPNCLGHFRVGKCNDNGQRLLELCSYHELCITNTFFSTKPHHRVSWKHPRSKQWHQLDLILARQPFFLVTRSYHSADCDTDHSIVCSKLRLEPRKFHHTKQVQRPKIDVTKT from the coding sequence ATGCGTCTAAACACTTCAGATGGACCTCTCAATCTACTGTGTGTTTATGCTCCAACTCTTACAGCCCCAGATGACATCAAGTTTAGCTTCTACAACCATCTGGAAACCACGATCAAAGGCTATCAGAAACGGGAAGCTTCGATCATACTGGGAGACTTCAATGCACGAGTAGGCGATGACTATGAAGCATGGCCCAATTGTCTTGGTCACTTTAGAGTGGGAAAATGTAATGATAATGGTCAACGTCTGCTGGAACTATGCTCCTACCATGAGTTATGTATTACCAACACATTTTTTAGCACCAAGCCACACCACAGAGTGTCCTGGAAACATCCACGTTCCAAACAGTGGCACCAGTTAGATCTTATTCTCGCTAGACAGCCCTTCTTTCTGGTTACTAGATCTTACCATAGTGCTGACTGCGACACTGATCACTCCATCGTTTGTAGTAAATTAAGGCTTGAACCAAGGAAGTTTCATCACACCAAACAAGTGCAGAGGCCAAAGATTGATGTCACCAAGACCTGA